GAGTCTCTGGACGGGTCCATCCAGAACACTCTCTCAGCCCTCTTTCCTCCATTCGAGGCCACAGCCCCCACTGTCCTGAGCCAGCTCTTCCAGGTAATAGAGGAACGTTTCCGTGGAGATGCCCTCCAGTGTCTACTGGACTTCCTCATCCCGGCCAAACACATCCTTGAGAGTGTTCAGCAGGCTGCCTGTGTGAGTCAACAACCTCAGAGCTATACTCATCAACACAGATGCACAgctatacaaaaaaatacagactGCAACAGTTTACCATACACACCTACAGGCTCAAATAACGACCACCGATGCAAAACAAAGTTAGGTCAATTACAAAGATTGCAACTGCCTTCaactcctctctgtcttgtacTGCTAATTGTAAAGACAAATTAAATGGTAAAGAAATGTCTGTCATTTTCTCCCGTCAGGCCCAGTACTCTGATGTGGTGTTCTGCTGTGAGGGCTGGCCTCTGTGTCTGCATGAGAAAGTGGTGATCCAGCTGGCCCCGATCAACCCCCTATTTCTGTGCCCAGGGGACTTCTACTTGCAGGTTGCTCCCTTCTCTGAGCAGGCCGCCCGCATCgtggtccggagcctgctggagGACGGACAGGGccaggtggtggaggtggaggagacaCCCATCCCTGAGACCTCCTACCCCTGCATCTTCTCTGAGGACTGGCTAGGGGAGCTCAACCAAGGCCGCCACGGTACTCCACTTAgccactgtgtcctctccacAGACCAGGGCATGGTGAAGGTGCCATGGGCGCAGGTGACTCTCCCTGAGTTTGTGGATAAACCCAGAACTATGGCCTCATCATCTCTTTCTCCGGCTGCTGTTCAACAGGAGGTAGTGGCAGGGCCCGGGCCCTCATTGGTCCTGCCTCACCCTGCACCTGTGTACTCTGTGGAGACTAGGATCTCTCCTGCTAAACATGGCATTGCGGTGTCGCTGCGTCTGGTGGACAGTAATTGCTCCCGGCTGGTTAAGGTGGATCAGGATGGGCCTATGGCTAAGCCCATAGGCTGGGTGTCTCCCAACACATGGGACAGCCGCAGCAACAACACCTCTGAGGTTGAGGGGGAATACGTGGACTTGGTGGAGTTCACTAACAAGAAAGAAGCATTGCTCCTCAGTGGGGCTCACAGTTACAAATATCCCAGAGCGCTCATGTCTAGGCCTGTTCCACTTAACAGGCCTGGTGTCCCTCTGGCTCCAGCCCTGCCCCTGTCCTTGGCCCAAGCCCTGGCCCCCAACCAGCACCTCAGGGAACACTTACACTGCGGTCGGACCATCCGGTCCTCCGAGGAGCCCCCCTGCACCCCTTGTATGAGGAGGAGAATGGGCCAGGTGTCCAAAGCACAGGAGCTCAGGTGCCGGTACAGGGAGTCTTACCATTCAGCACTGCAGAACCCTGTTACCTTTGAGAGAGACAATACACTGAATACACTGGCGGTTCTGGAGGAGGGGAGGCTGGGACTAGAGGGCAAAGAACTATGTCCTGGTGTCTCCCAACAGTGCTGCCATCCAGACCCAGGACATCATGACCAGATTCCCCCTGTTAGCACTGTTACCTGTAGGAAGTCTGGAGAAAGTAACACTATATCCAGTGGAATTTTACAAGGCCTGAGTGACACTATAGAGAACGATGGGAGATGTCCCTCTTCTCTGTCGACCACTGTTGTGGACACATCAGAGAAGTGTGAAGTAGTGATACAAGGAAGAAAAATTAGGAGGGATATTGTCTCGTCTGCAGAGAAGATTCCCAGCTTACATGTAGTGCAATGTAAAAACGCCACAGCTTTTGGACTGGTTTCCCCAAAGATGAACAGGCGGAGACTGCCCAAAGGTAAGAGATCTACAGCATGAAATATGTTTCTTATTCTGTAATATATAAAGGTGATTTGTTTTAAACACAATTGATTAAAAAAtgaatggcgccggaggagaagGCTGCCGTTTTACAGGTTCTTaagtgctattgtgtgtgtttttttgcgttatttgaaACTtactttgtacataatgtttctgctaccgtatcttatgactgaaaagagcttctggaaatcaggacagcgattactcacctcgtactggatgaaaatgttttctttataacacttatttttcttaaaaccgcattgttggttaagggcttgtaagtaggcatttcactgtaaagtctacacctgttgtattcggcacatgtgacaaataaactttcatTTGATTTATTACATCCCTCTGTATCATCCTTCCTCTCTAAAGATGTCTCCCAGGCTCGCCAACCCTCCATGCCTGTTAGAAACGGACAACAGACCCCTCCACCGGCCCCTCTCCCTGAGACAACCCAGCAGCCTCCGGGTCACTATGCTGTTTCCAGGTCTAAGGTCCAGGCACCAGACACAGAGGAACCCAGCACTCATCCCCTCCAGATGGGAATAGCATGTCTTACTGGTATGGAAACCCCCTTACATGGTTTGCCTTAGAGACAGAGGTGGATGACATCTCTGTTCAGTGAAAGATCCTCATGTTCCCCTCTCCCATATTTAGGTGGCAGAGACAGGACAGGTCGGTTGGTGGTTGAGGTGTATGGAGACCAGGAAGGATGGAGATCTCCTTCAGTGTCTAGTCTGGAACTCTGCAAACTGCTGCTCTACCTCCACTCTGTAATCAGGTATATATGCATTGTGCATTGTGGTTCAGGCTACAGAGGTTTTTAACCTCAATGGGttttacctggttaaaaaaaggttaaataaaatataaaataaaaaataattcatTGTTTTCATCTTCATATTTTCTAGGAGAGAACTAAGAGAACTTGGACTGACACTAGTTATTGATGCTCGGCAGAATCCACCCCCATCACAGTTCAATAAGGCCTTGCTGATGCTTCAGGTAAGAAAGAGTTGACATCTTCCTGGTCATATTGGGATCTGCACTACACAAAATCACATCAAGAGGATAGCAACTTGCTAAATATTATACTGAACTCAACTAAACTTTTCCCTCTGTTTAGTATTTTCTTCACTCCCCTGACTTGTGCTCAGCTTTACCTGCAGGTCACAggtggttggtggcaccttaattggggaggacaggctcatggtaatggctggagcggaatgggtggaatggtatcaaatacatcaaacacatggtttgatccCATTCCATCCCTCTGTTCcacccattattatgagccatcctccctttagcagcctccactgctacaGGTATAGGATAATGCATTTACTGATAACTATTTATTGCTGTGAGGTCTCATATTTTGAGAATGTTACAGGAGCAAATTCCCCATGCAGTACACAGTGTCCTTATCCtggtggagaaagagagcagCCATCGCCCAGAGAAATGTCCTGGACAACAGGTCAGATCTGAATCAAGTGTTTCCTCTAATGATTTCAGGCTTATCATTTCATGAACAGTTACTGTAATGTATTCTGGGAGAATTGCTGTCTGATGTCACTGACTGTCACTGACAGATTGATGTAGTGACATCACTGAAGGCGTTGCACAAGCTGGTGGAGGGGAGCCAGTTGACCTACGGCCTAGAGGGCACCCTGCCCTACAGCCACCAGGACTGGCTGCAGCTCCATCAGGTAGGCCCCTAGAGGGCACCCTGTCCTACAGCCACCAGGACTGACTGCAGCTCCATCAGGTAGACCCCTAGAGGACACCCTGTCCTACAGCCACCAGGACTGACTGCAGCTCCATCAGGTAGGCCCCTAGAGGACACCCTGACCTACAGCCACCAGGACTGACTGCAGCTCCATCAGGTAGACCCCTAGAGGACACCCTGTCCTACAGCCACCAGGACTGACTGCAGCTCCATCAGTTAGACCCCTAGAGGACACCCTGTCCTACAGCCACCAGGACTGACTGCAGCTCCATCAGGTAGACCCCTAGAGGACACCCTGTCCTACAGCCACCAGGACTGACTGCAGCTCCATCAGGTAGACCTCTAGAGGACACCCTGACCTACAGCCACCAGGACTGACTGCAGCTCCATCAGGTAGACCCCTAGAGGACACCCTGACCTACAGCCACCAGGACTGACTGCAGCTCCATCAGGTAGACCCCTAGAGGATACCCTGACCTACAGCCACCAGGACTGACTGCAGCTCCATCAGTTAGACCCCTAGAGGACAGCCTGACCTACAGCCACCAGGACTGACTGCAGCTCCATCAGGTAGACCCCTAGAGGACACCCTGACCTACAGCCACCAGGACTGACTGCAGCTCCATCAGGTAGACCCCTAGAGGACACCCTGTCCTACAGCCACCAGGACTGACTGCAGCTCCATCAGGTAGACCCCTAGAGGACACCCTGACCTACAGCCACCAGGACCTGCTGCAGCTCCATCAGGTAGACCCTAGAAGACACCCTGTCCTACAGCCACCAGGACTGGCTGCAGCTCCATCAGTTAGACCCCTAGAGGACACCCTGTCCTACAGCCACCAGGACTGACTGCAGCTCCATCAGGTAGGCCCCTAGAGGGCACCCTGCCCTACAGCCACCAGGACTGGCTGCAGCTCCATCAGTTAGACCCCTAGAGGACACCCTGTCCTACAGCCACCAGGACCTGCTGCAGCTCCATCAGGTGGGACAGTTAGAGCAATAGACAGACACTAGAGAACTCTTGTTTGTTGTTTTGCTTTGATGTCTGATGAACAGTACATTTGTCTTTCAGAAACTTCATCCCTTCATGTCAGATCTCCAGGAGGCTTCAGGTTTGCTACTGAAGGCCATCAGAAAACTAGAGGGAGGTCGTAAGATTGACAAAGTGCAGGTAATGAATTTAGCCTTGACTTTGATGACACTGTATTactgaaaacatgttggtttATCCTGAAACCCTTCTCTCCATGTGTGGCAGGATGTACAGAGGTGTATTCTAGAACAGAGAACGCTGATGAAGGATGTTCTGGAGGACAGCCGGTTGGTCGCTCTGCAAAGGGAGGGCGGAGCCATGCTGGCCAGGCTGAGGAGGGAGAGTGACCTCAGATACTCTCACTGTGAGGATTACAGGTATacgttttatttttattgaacctttatttaactaggcaagtcagttaagaactaattcttatttacaatgacggcctaccccggccaaacccggacgacgctgggccaattgtgtgccgccctatgggactcccaatcactgccggatgtgatacagcctggattcgaaccagggactgtaatgacacctcttgcactgagatgcagtgtcttagaccgctgcaccactcgggagaccACTACCTATCACTGTTTAGTATGGCTGGGCCAATTAAGAGGCTCCTTCACAAGATTATCAATGTATTATTcccttgacctctgacctctctgtACAGTGATGCTGTAGACTCTGTGACCTATATGTACAACCATGTAGAGGAGCAAGCCCACATGCTGGTGCAAAGATCCAACATGTCCCTGGAGCACCTTGAATACCTACTCCAACTCAGAGAAATGGAGGGCCACTTCTCTAAGGTACATTCAGAGTCTcctcatatacagtacatactgtatacctGTTATGTAAGGTTCATCCAGGGGCTGTTCTTGTAAGAACGATATTGCATGATGAGAACTAACTGACTATATGACTACGCCATGTTTTGGGGTATAACATTTTTATAATCCTCCTCCTCATGTAGATCAGGGAATGGTTTGATGCCGAAGGGGAACGGCGGTTGCTGGAGGCAGAATCGGTGGAGGACTCCAGAGAAAAGGTTGCACATACTCTCCAGAGTTTCAGAGCATTCCTCTCTGAAGCCAATGTAAGTCCGGCTTTCTCCATTCATTCTCTCTCCACCACACCACGGCAAGGTGTTGACACTGTTTCACACTTGTTTCATTGGAATCTTCTTCGACAAGGGGGAATGGAAGTGCCCATGAAAGTCATTTTTTGGTTTAATTTGTCTGTTACTATCTTGTAGGAGCAGAAGCACCAGGCTATGGTCCTGGTGACAGAGGCAGAGAAGATCCAGGGCCCATCTCCATACCCTGAGACTGAGGTGTTCAGGAC
This window of the Oncorhynchus clarkii lewisi isolate Uvic-CL-2024 chromosome 16, UVic_Ocla_1.0, whole genome shotgun sequence genome carries:
- the LOC139368623 gene encoding pleckstrin homology domain-containing family G member 4B-like, with amino-acid sequence MNPESLDGSIQNTLSALFPPFEATAPTVLSQLFQVIEERFRGDALQCLLDFLIPAKHILESVQQAACAQYSDVVFCCEGWPLCLHEKVVIQLAPINPLFLCPGDFYLQVAPFSEQAARIVVRSLLEDGQGQVVEVEETPIPETSYPCIFSEDWLGELNQGRHGTPLSHCVLSTDQGMVKVPWAQVTLPEFVDKPRTMASSSLSPAAVQQEVVAGPGPSLVLPHPAPVYSVETRISPAKHGIAVSLRLVDSNCSRLVKVDQDGPMAKPIGWVSPNTWDSRSNNTSEVEGEYVDLVEFTNKKEALLLSGAHSYKYPRALMSRPVPLNRPGVPLAPALPLSLAQALAPNQHLREHLHCGRTIRSSEEPPCTPCMRRRMGQVSKAQELRCRYRESYHSALQNPVTFERDNTLNTLAVLEEGRLGLEGKELCPGVSQQCCHPDPGHHDQIPPVSTVTCRKSGESNTISSGILQGLSDTIENDGRCPSSLSTTVVDTSEKCEVVIQGRKIRRDIVSSAEKIPSLHVVQCKNATAFGLVSPKMNRRRLPKDVSQARQPSMPVRNGQQTPPPAPLPETTQQPPGHYAVSRSKVQAPDTEEPSTHPLQMGIACLTGGRDRTGRLVVEVYGDQEGWRSPSVSSLELCKLLLYLHSVIRRELRELGLTLVIDARQNPPPSQFNKALLMLQEQIPHAVHSVLILVEKESSHRPEKCPGQQIDVVTSLKALHKLVEGSQLTYGLEGTLPYSHQDWLQLHQKLHPFMSDLQEASGLLLKAIRKLEGGRKIDKVQDVQRCILEQRTLMKDVLEDSRLVALQREGGAMLARLRRESDLRYSHCEDYSDAVDSVTYMYNHVEEQAHMLVQRSNMSLEHLEYLLQLREMEGHFSKIREWFDAEGERRLLEAESVEDSREKVAHTLQSFRAFLSEANEQKHQAMVLVTEAEKIQGPSPYPETEVFRTMVCTFKSGLADSLSRAERCSSELETMVSVCSFCEQATELAKDCREYLGQEQVGRHPKTDDISTLQMYQESFVQFSPDRFQEVKAQACALRGSRGMRVWNVAWLKCQEVRQQLEERLQDVERALRNTGSWYEQHRHGEDQATAQTVTHHDRALLLPRPGPPHWYNPPTGSMVERYHGILESRNNSVTCCNINFKPQNNRPCKGSKATTVLASPRIKSIRRAEREPSRREACRGRRREAATLADSQTVGCEWFPWKRGGLSRSMSEDSCATAMSSQSEARVQTPSCSHGQPSCRILQAAQKFQISRHGSFCSAESCSGQEGAEKASSRNTSSSVRRCEGTTSLASPEENAGSVMKLQRIMEELLLTEREYVRSLGYILMHYLPLLERTDVPQDLRGKRGVIFGNLEKLYDFHGHFFLRELEACQTEPLGVARCFLRHRESLGLYALYSKNKPQSDALILHHRHDIFKRKQQELGDQMDLSSYLLRPIQRISKYSLLLQDMLGVCGPQRDRDREELQAAADVIRFQMRHGNDLLTMDAIQDCDVNLKEQGQLIRQDEFIVFFRKKKCFRHIFLFQDLILFSKTKKTDVGNDVYIYKQSFKTSDIGMTHNSGESGLCFEIWIRRRKSQDTYTLKADRAEVKRSWTRDLEQILWEQAAYSRDLRMQERVFNGMGRKPFMDIQPSEAAICDRAVNCVLLGRAPVPSCLQTDIEYLRPNSIGSGSSASTSCSHSSSSSGRGSLPPVGYPNNQTQGGEASHIVHSFPATVTEEDLSNHHNHQKQNLHLMGCTDSSGESTSVFISSERSCLFAIGGEMEDSSSVTSQSSQSHVSQRTAAPSLRKNSSPATIRKKPSISPKPPVLAAPQSLQKGKEVVAIGKSTEV